In Methanonatronarchaeum sp. AMET-Sl, one genomic interval encodes:
- a CDS encoding GTP-binding protein has product MTESIRQEIKELEDEIKNTPYNKATSKHIGRLKAKVSNLKEKLEKQSSGSKGGEGYDVQKSGDKTAVLVGFPSVGKSTLLSKLTGAESEIASYDFTTLDVIPGMLKHKGCAIQLLDVPGLIEGASSNRGRGRRVLSVVRNCDLVLITTDVHRMEHIEKIKKELYDAGIRLDKEPPKIEIEKKDKGGIDIVSSVEQELEEDTIKAILSEYKIINATVILREKFDLDRLIDGIADNRVYMPSLTVVNKIDETTRNTKEDEEGRIYISAEKEINLDYLKNKILGKLDIKRVYLKPHRGEPDMEDPIVVDKHATVQDVSRKLHRDFEKKFRYAKVWGDSAKHDGQQVGKDHQLEDGDILSIITN; this is encoded by the coding sequence ATGACAGAATCAATTAGACAAGAAATCAAAGAACTCGAAGATGAAATAAAAAACACGCCATACAACAAAGCAACCTCTAAACATATAGGTAGGCTTAAAGCAAAGGTTTCAAACCTAAAAGAAAAACTTGAGAAACAAAGTTCTGGCTCCAAAGGCGGAGAAGGATACGACGTGCAGAAAAGCGGTGATAAAACCGCTGTCCTCGTCGGCTTTCCCTCCGTCGGAAAATCTACTTTATTATCAAAATTAACGGGAGCAGAATCCGAAATAGCTTCCTACGACTTCACAACACTAGACGTAATCCCAGGCATGCTTAAACATAAAGGATGTGCCATACAGCTTCTCGACGTACCTGGATTAATCGAAGGTGCCTCCTCCAACAGAGGTCGAGGTCGGAGAGTTCTATCAGTTGTGCGAAACTGCGACCTAGTACTGATAACAACAGACGTACATCGAATGGAACACATCGAGAAGATTAAAAAAGAGTTATACGATGCAGGAATCAGACTTGACAAAGAACCACCTAAAATAGAGATCGAAAAAAAAGATAAAGGCGGTATCGACATAGTCAGCTCAGTTGAACAAGAACTTGAAGAAGACACAATAAAAGCAATCCTAAGTGAATACAAAATCATAAACGCCACAGTTATCTTAAGAGAAAAATTCGATTTAGATCGATTGATAGACGGAATCGCAGACAACAGAGTATACATGCCATCCCTAACCGTAGTAAACAAAATAGATGAAACCACACGAAACACAAAAGAAGACGAAGAAGGCCGTATCTATATCTCTGCCGAAAAAGAAATCAATCTAGATTACCTTAAAAACAAGATATTAGGGAAACTTGATATAAAAAGAGTCTACCTCAAGCCACATCGAGGCGAACCAGACATGGAAGACCCAATAGTAGTTGATAAACACGCAACCGTACAAGATGTATCCAGAAAACTACATAGAGATTTTGAAAAAAAATTCAGATACGCAAAAGTATGGGGCGATTCAGCCAAACACGATGGCCAGCAGGTAGGTAAAGACCACCAACTAGAAGATGGAGATATATTAAGCATAATCACAAATTAA
- the rtcA gene encoding RNA 3'-terminal phosphate cyclase — MEIDGSYGEGGGQVVRTSLALSSVFGEPIKLMNIRAGRSNPGLSYQHLSCVKLMKRLTNAEVNGDRLRSTELFFKPTEKPGGDIEIDIGTAGSITLLLQCLLPTLHVSNEIRVYAVGGTDVKWSPPIDYLINVTKPILSKYGLEFDLDLIKRGYYPKGGGEVRFTASNSDLNPFDIDCERPQKIMGISHCGNLPRHIAERQANSAEKQLKKLDIPIEIKVEQTTDVMGKGSGIVLWSTEGCRYGSSALGEPGKPAEKVGKEAGEKLIKQIKEIGAVDKYSGDQILPIVGLSGGSYTTTKLTTHTKTNAWLVNQFIGNKKIKIQENKNQPPKITA, encoded by the coding sequence TTGGAAATCGATGGTAGTTATGGTGAGGGTGGTGGACAGGTTGTTAGAACATCTCTGGCTTTATCAAGTGTCTTTGGGGAACCTATTAAATTAATGAATATCCGGGCTGGTAGGTCTAATCCAGGGTTGTCGTATCAACATTTAAGTTGTGTAAAGTTGATGAAACGGTTAACCAATGCTGAGGTAAATGGAGATAGACTCCGTTCAACCGAATTATTTTTTAAACCAACTGAAAAACCAGGGGGAGATATAGAGATCGATATTGGGACTGCTGGGAGTATAACTTTGTTATTGCAGTGTTTATTACCTACCCTGCATGTTTCAAATGAAATAAGGGTATATGCGGTTGGTGGAACAGATGTAAAGTGGTCTCCACCTATAGATTACCTAATAAATGTTACTAAACCAATATTAAGTAAATATGGACTTGAATTCGATTTGGATTTAATAAAAAGAGGGTATTACCCAAAAGGTGGTGGTGAAGTACGGTTTACTGCCTCCAATTCCGATTTGAATCCTTTTGATATAGATTGTGAAAGGCCTCAGAAAATAATGGGGATATCGCATTGTGGAAATCTTCCACGCCATATAGCTGAGAGACAGGCCAATTCAGCCGAAAAACAATTAAAAAAACTTGACATCCCGATTGAGATAAAGGTTGAACAAACAACTGATGTAATGGGGAAGGGCTCTGGAATTGTGTTATGGAGCACAGAAGGATGTCGTTATGGCTCCAGCGCTCTAGGAGAGCCCGGAAAACCCGCTGAAAAAGTTGGTAAAGAAGCCGGTGAAAAACTAATAAAACAAATTAAAGAAATTGGAGCTGTTGACAAATATTCTGGTGACCAGATATTACCTATAGTTGGTTTATCAGGCGGTAGTTACACAACAACCAAGCTAACAACGCATACAAAAACAAATGCCTGGCTTGTTAACCAATTCATCGGTAACAAAAAAATCAAGATACAGGAAAACAAAAACCAGCCACCCAAAATAACGGCATAA
- a CDS encoding nicotinamide-nucleotide adenylyltransferase: MRALTIGRYQPFHKGHLNVIKEIIDVVDEIVVGIGSAQISHELDNPFTAGERVAMIRRTLELNGFRGLSYIIPIEDIQRNSIWTAHLESMTPPFDVVYSNNPLVVRLCKEEGYEVRHPPLFKREEYSGTEIRRRMVEGESWSHLVPEGTLEVINEVDGVQRLKDIVREEDSYGRKNI, encoded by the coding sequence ATGAGAGCTCTCACTATCGGTAGGTACCAGCCTTTTCATAAAGGCCATCTCAATGTTATTAAGGAGATTATTGATGTGGTTGATGAGATTGTGGTTGGTATTGGTAGTGCTCAGATTAGTCATGAACTTGATAATCCGTTTACGGCGGGTGAGAGGGTTGCTATGATTCGTAGGACGCTTGAGTTGAATGGTTTTAGGGGCCTGTCGTATATAATTCCTATTGAGGATATTCAACGGAACTCTATCTGGACTGCACATCTTGAGTCGATGACACCTCCTTTTGATGTAGTTTATAGTAACAATCCCTTGGTGGTTAGGTTGTGTAAGGAAGAGGGTTATGAGGTGAGGCATCCACCGTTGTTTAAGCGTGAGGAGTACTCTGGAACTGAGATTAGGCGTCGGATGGTTGAGGGTGAAAGTTGGAGTCATTTAGTCCCGGAGGGAACTTTAGAGGTAATAAATGAAGTCGATGGGGTGCAGAGATTAAAAGATATAGTTAGAGAAGAAGACTCGTATGGAAGAAAGAATATATAA
- a CDS encoding RNA 2'-phosphotransferase, giving the protein MSEERATALGKIVSGSLRHFPKDIGVELDGNGWASLDGLYKAISRRGRYSWLDKEHIEVLVQTDEKGRYELEDGEIRATYGHTVDVEPDLPITEPPEELYYGSSEEEAGRVLEIGLKPADKVKVHLSEEKESALQVASSSTDNPILIIVRSREAQVNGVDIRKAAEGVWVADEVPPAFIEVNEKINL; this is encoded by the coding sequence ATGTCGGAAGAGAGGGCTACTGCTTTGGGTAAGATAGTTTCTGGTTCTCTGAGGCATTTCCCTAAAGATATTGGGGTTGAGTTGGATGGTAATGGCTGGGCTTCTCTTGACGGTTTATATAAGGCTATTAGTAGGAGAGGTAGGTATAGCTGGCTTGATAAAGAACATATCGAGGTTCTTGTCCAAACAGATGAGAAAGGTAGGTATGAACTTGAGGACGGGGAGATCCGTGCAACATACGGCCATACAGTAGATGTGGAGCCAGACCTACCAATTACTGAACCGCCAGAAGAACTCTATTACGGTAGTAGTGAAGAAGAAGCTGGAAGAGTTCTTGAAATAGGTTTAAAACCAGCAGACAAAGTTAAAGTCCATCTTAGTGAGGAGAAAGAATCGGCTTTACAGGTCGCCAGTTCATCAACAGACAACCCAATACTTATAATAGTTAGAAGTAGAGAAGCACAGGTAAATGGTGTAGACATAAGAAAGGCAGCAGAAGGAGTATGGGTTGCAGATGAAGTACCACCAGCATTTATAGAAGTCAATGAAAAAATAAACCTATAA
- a CDS encoding DUF2179 domain-containing protein, whose amino-acid sequence MIESELFSLVILPLLIFIARVIDVSMATIRTIFVVRGIKFLAAFIGFFEILIWLLAIGQIMANLTDPVNYIAYAGGFATGSYVGIILEDRLAIGDLLIRVMTTDKADEMSNELHKKGYKVIKTPATTNGDKIELIHIRIQRKELMKIIKTIKNHDPNAVYTVHDIREASDETSLQIEQKRYHRRIFDYIRRGK is encoded by the coding sequence TTGATTGAATCAGAGTTGTTTAGTCTAGTTATACTGCCATTGTTGATTTTTATCGCCAGGGTAATCGATGTAAGTATGGCAACGATACGAACAATATTTGTTGTAAGAGGGATCAAGTTTTTAGCTGCCTTTATAGGTTTTTTCGAAATCCTTATCTGGTTATTAGCTATCGGCCAGATAATGGCTAACCTAACCGACCCAGTAAACTACATAGCGTATGCCGGAGGTTTCGCAACCGGAAGTTATGTTGGAATCATATTAGAAGACAGATTAGCAATAGGCGACCTTCTAATACGAGTCATGACCACGGATAAAGCAGACGAAATGTCAAATGAACTGCACAAAAAAGGATACAAAGTAATAAAAACACCGGCAACCACAAACGGAGATAAAATCGAGTTGATACACATACGGATACAGAGAAAAGAATTAATGAAAATAATCAAAACAATAAAAAACCACGACCCAAATGCAGTATACACAGTACATGACATACGAGAAGCAAGTGACGAAACATCACTCCAAATCGAACAAAAACGATACCACAGACGTATATTCGACTACATAAGACGGGGAAAGTGA